The following nucleotide sequence is from Cucumis melo cultivar AY chromosome 1, USDA_Cmelo_AY_1.0, whole genome shotgun sequence.
GCCTTTAACTATATAATAGATACTATTTAAAATAACCAATTAAGTAGGGTAAACATTATATATCTAAAATGAgttgaataaattaaaatagttatgtatatatataaataaacaaacaaattcCAATGATTGAAAAATAGAAAGGAGAAAAAATAGTAAGAGGAGAATGAAAAGTGAGAGGCAGAAAAGAAGGCAAGTGTCggatatacatataattatcttcaatcatttatAAATCTTTGTCCCCAACCCATTGAAACTCTCCACGAACTTCTCAAGTCATGCTGACGCACCAAAACCAACGATAAGCACCACCACGTGGGCCTCCCTCATTCGTCACATAGATTATAAAAACGCCACCTGGTTTTCAAAATCGTTTAAAATGCGAAGCTTTTAATCATAGATAGGGGAAGATAAGTTTTGTAAGGTAAACCGGAGATGATGGTCACGTGGCAATTGCGGCGGCGCGTGGGCGTGGGGGCCGTTGACGTTGGAAGAAGTGAACCGGCGTTTTCCTAAAAGATAGATAAATAGATAGATAAGAGTGGTTTACGTGTGTGTGTGTGGCTATGTGGGAGTGGTGGGGATAAAAAGTGAAAGGTTATGGGTCACCAAACACCATGACtgactttctttcttcttttccttttaaccCCTATTTATGGGAGTTTGACAATTTAACAAGTACAAGTACTCTTTAGCCTATTTTTCAATATAAATACTATtagaaaatattatattaaattttaagttaagtTCATGAACTATGTCTATGTCAATTATTAGttgaaaaattcaaaacaacaaTCGTACAGATTTGAAAGTACAATATTGAAATAAGATGCTAAACATTAATAGTGCCACAATGAAAGTTGAAAATAGTggattcatcatttttttttttttggtttttgatcCTTGTATTTGATATACTACGTGGATGTGACTTGACATTCATGGTTATTAGAATAATTTGTTTTTCATATACTTGGGATGTCCTTTGTgtccaaaaattaaaaagaaaatgatgaaaagggaTCTACAAGATGAATTACATTCTAACATGTCATAATGAATGACTTGACTAGGACGATAAGACAATTCTTCATCTAAAACTAGAAATGGAGTTTCTTACACATGCTACGATAAAAGCCAATTCTTGAGCAATTATACTACATACATGTTTGAGACATGATGAGGTGGTCTTTGATTTATCCCTTTGAAGAAATTTTGTATTCTAATGTGTCCTTTAATAATTTTCAAGTGCAGTAAGAAGGTTAATACTTCTTTTTAACATTTAATTAATGTGTAGTATATATTTAATTGCATGTAATAtctcttttcaaatttttaatttagggtaatatatatataagcaaCCATTCTAAACTTAGTTTTTGAAAACGATAAAATGAGAAACTAAATTGTTAGGActgtaattttaaaaaataaagttgtaattaatttagtgtaattttaataaattaaaattcaattgtGTTGGGTGAgagtgaaaaaaagaaaatactcTTTCTCCATTTACCAAACTCCACTCCCtctctattttttctttaaaaaaaaaaaagaaggaaaaaaaacttatttcatctctttaaataataattaataaatggGATGACAAAACCCTCTAAATAGGAGACTCTCTTCTTAAAGTCTTTTCCTCATTTATTTAACCATAGATATCGTAGATCTTAGTGagatttcctttttcttttttcaacttTAGATCTTAGAGACACTTAACAAAGATATATACcttttttagaaattatttacaaaatccAAAGTCAAAATTTTCTAAGTTTTATAAGGTTATAAATAAATCAAACAACAGCGTAAAAAAGCTAAACTTCAACTTCTTTTTAGCAAAAATAAGTTAGATATGTTTGGTGCCTCTCATTTaaaaaaacctttttctttttgttataatGAATTTGGAAGAAATCGCTTttaggaaaaaataattttcaactaGAAATAAAACGGAGACATTTACGAACAATAAGAcaataaatatatgaaaaactTTTAAGATTCATGTTTATACGTTTGATCACATAATATGTAGACATTAAAagtaatttcaatttttttgatCTTTGTTGTTTTATAGTTTTAAGATCGATGAACAAAGCACGTTTgtaaaatgatttttttgtttttatatttcttaGAAACAAATGTCGAAAAGAAAAGACCATTACATTCAATTTTTGGAGACATGCCGTTTtcaaaggttttttttttcttttaaataaaaattgtttttgatGATAAGTAATCCCAAACATGTtttgtttaaattaaatatacaataaTAATACATACACAAAACATACaaccaaaaaaaagaagaaaaaagattcaaaataataaatatataaatattgaaTTTTAAGGCAGCCTAGTATTTTCTTCAACATGCATGTGCtccaagaaaataaaaattaataaacaaaaaatgtCAAGGATTTGATAAGAAAGGAAGACAAAAACAAATCTTTAATTATAACAAAAAGGGTGATTACAAAGATAGCAATTGTAGGGTTATAATAAAATCTATgtaactatttttaaaatagtgtaaatataacaaaagtgtttattattatttattattttgttgttgTATAATTTGAATTTATCCAATCTCCTTTTGCCTTTTTGGTTTGGATATTAGAATTTAATGTGGTAGTCggcattataagaaaataatatagATCCATTTTAGAAgtgaaattaataatttataataatttgatgAGTTTTTAAAGTCAAAGAAATAGACTTTTATGCAATATGTGTAAAAAGCTCGAATTTGATTTTATTCGGTAAAAGAGTTTTTGATACCCTCTTTTTTCAACTGCACATTTAATATTCCTttataatattgttatttctacCATGAGTTAAATGAATTAAAAGGCAATAATGGTCTTTATTGACAAAGCACATATGTGCGATGTGTGATTTTTGTGTGTAGAACGAAGTTGTAAGTTTTTTTAGATAGTAATTAGTGTTTCATTCACTAAATTCAACTTGATTGGAATGAATTGATTATTTTCAAGAAGCATTTACCTCATATCTCTAGGttgtttttctaatttaaaatatcaatacaATCAAACACATACAATCTTAAAAGGttaattattattgattaaacaCAATTAGGCTTTCTTGAAAGTGAATTATAGTATTCTAGAAAGGAAAAAAGCTTAAATTGAAAAGTGCAAAATCGTTTTCATTTGACTATAAACGAcataaattgttttttttttttataatctaAAATAGAATCACATTGAAAGAAGGCCGCCTGCCTAATCACGCACtcaaaaagaaataatattgaattaaaaatataaagagaACAAAATTgaccatttataaaaaaaaaaaagaaaaaaaagaaacgcAGACTGGACGAGTATCCTTAAACAGAAGGTGGAGAAGGAACGACACCGTATTCCTATCTCTGGAAATgtaaaagtcaaaagtcaaaccCCAATCTGAAAACGTTAGTTCCTTTTTCCATTCCTCAATTAGCGTGTGAAGTTTAAACGCcgctttttttaatttatttttaaatatggaGAAATTAAAATCCTGGTCCTTTTCCCTCTCACCAAATTCATCTACCATGTTACCGGTACACCCGGTTTTCCGGTTCATTCAGATTATTATTTCTCTCTACCACGTGTCATTCAACCACCTTCTTCTCTCTCCAATAATTTcttttcctatatatatatatacacacccTCCTTCCTCCCTTTCTTCATTTGAGAAaaacattcaaatttcaaataatatacaaaaccaaaaacaaacCCCCCCAATATTATTCTTATTCATATCATTACATTACATTACATTTCTCTTGATTTCTCTCTAACAATTATTCGAACCATTTCATTTTGGATTCGAGAGGTACGAAGTGGAGCAGCCATGGTGATGGAACCACggagtaataataataatggattGAATCGGAAGCGATTTGGAGCTTATTTGCAGTCCGATCCGGCGATTTTTGCCGCCGATGACAACGATTTCTCTCCTCGCCACAGCAATGCCTCTGCTGCCACTAGTCCGGTGTATAACTACGACAAATCGCCCCCCAGTGGTGATGCTTCCCCGTATTTGATGTCTCCATGGAATCAGTCCACTTCGCCCTATTCCAAATCTCCCTGGACCCTTCGCTCGGGGATGAATTTGTACGACGACGAATTTTATGCTCAGAGTGGTCTCATCGGCTCTCTCGTGCGTGAGGAAGGTCATGTCTATTCCTTGGCGGTAGCGGGGGATTTGTTATACACTGGATCGGATAGCAAGAACATTCGTGTGTGGAAGAATTTGAAGGAGTATACTGGGTTTAAATCAAATAGTGGATTGGTCAAGTCCATAATTTTGTGTGGAGATAGAATTTTCACGGGACATCAAGACGGAAAGATTCGTATCTGGAAAGTTTCGTCCAAGAATCCAAAATCTCATAGCCGAATCGGAAGTTTACCGACGTTGAAGGAATTCGTCAAAAGCTCAATGAATCCAAAAAATTACGTGAAAGTCCGGCGCAATCGCAACGTCCTCCGTATAAAGCATTTCGACGCCATTTCCTCGATGAGCCTAAACGAGGAGTTAGGGCTTTTATACTCCGGATCTTGGGACAAAACGGTGAAAGTCTGGCGAATCGCAGATTCAAAATGCCTCGAATCAATCACCGCTCACGATGACGCCGTGAACGCCGTCGCATCGGGATTAGAAAGCCTCGTGTTCACCGGATCCGCTGACGGAACGGTGAAGGTGTGGCGGAGAGAGTTACAGGGGAAAGGTACGAAGCATTTTCTGGTTCAGGTGTTGCTGAAGCAAGAAAATGCGATAACGGCGTTGGTTGTGAACAAATCATCGGCAGTTTTGTATTGCGGCTCTTCAGAGGGAGTGGTGAATTATTGGGAGAGCGAGAAGCATCTATCACACGGCGGCGTCCTCCGCGGCCACAAACTAGCTGTGCTGTGTTTAGCGACGGCCGGAAACTTGGTGTTCAGTGGATCGGCAGACAAAAGCATCTGCGTGTGGCGGAGGGAAGAGAACACAGGATCTCACACGTGTCTTTCGGTCTTAACCGGCCACTCAGGACCGGTCAAATGCTTAGCCGttaaggaagatgaagaagaatcgCCATCGTCACCGGAAGAGGAAAGCGATGTGAAAAAGGCGTACGGAATTAGCTCCCGCAAGCGGCGGTGGATTGTGTACAGTGGTAGCCTAGATCGGTCGGTGAAGGTGTGGCGCGTGGCGGAGAACGCGCCGGAGCTGTTGAAATTCCGGGACGCGGATAGGACGTACTTGAACAAGAAGTAGTAAATGCAGAAAACGGTGAAGAAGAAGTGGGGCGTTTCATTTTGCATGGCGTTTGGGGGACTTGCAAAAGTTGGGAGATTTCCTGCGGAAGGGTGTACGCAACTGAATACAACAAAGCTATTGAAACCACGCCACGTGGAATTGCACGAAATCCGCTGCGACCACGTGTAAATACGGAGGAAGATAAACGAAAGAATCCAAAGGAAAACGAAAATAATGTGGTTGGATTGCAAATAGACAGTTTTTTGGGGGGTGGCGGTTTGTGAATACCGAATTTTTCAGGTATGAAAGTGAaaagtcttttttttctttgttagtAAATGTGTTTGTCGTTTGAAGAAGTTTGTAAATTGGGAATTTTCAAGCCGACATGGACATTTATTTCCTTTGTGTCGTGTCGTTTTGATGTTTTGGAAATTAGAAATTAGAGAGGAGCGAGGGGGGTTGCTTCGTTGCAGCTTTGGATTGAAGATTCTATATTGTTTGGTGtgtgttgtttctttttttctttttgtacaaAAATTTTACGCTCATATATATATCAATACAAAATGTTTTGTTGCTTATCCTTGAAGTAATATAAAGGTGTAATATTCTCTttcacctttttcttttccttttcttgaaTTTTACCTTATTTTTCTTTACAAATTAATATATACCATCGGTATGtgttttatttatctttttggTGGATCTTAACGTGAGGTATACTTATACTTGAATGGGAAAGGAATATTAACTGATTAGTCATCAGTTATTATTTCACCTTTCTGAAAAACCCACCACCTCATATTAACGGCCACAGACGGTTTTTGTCTCTAACTTCAAATCTAATACTTTTGATTTTCTGATCAAATTCTCTTAATTTTGTATGTTTATGGAATTCTTGATCCctacaaaattaaatgatcagGAAGTTTATAGATATAGAGAATGAAATGAGCGGTAGAGTAAAGGACAATGGAAACCCTCTAGTCTTCGACCCACCACCCCTCATAACTGTAACAAAATAGACCAATTGTAATTGCAAAAGATATTGTCTTTCATCATAACAAATTAAGAAGGAAACATGGGAGTAAGGGGTAAAATGAGATGTTGGATTATTAGCTAACAAAACCTTGAAACTTTTTTTTGTATCTTTCCTTCAGACGCACAATAAAGTTCTATTGGCGCGAATTCGCTGTCATTAAAAACTATGGTTAGTAATTACATTATTGCTGAAAACTAATTTGATCCTTAAACCACTTTTAATTAGTTACATTTGTTAAAATGGGAGTTTTACATTTGTTCCCCCCCTACATTTATGGCAGTCGTTTCCTATGGTTCATATCCAGTTTTACCCATATTATAGTCTATAAGTTTGAAGAATTAATTCACTTtcctcgattttttttcaagaactaAATTGCAAAAAATAGGTAGGCAAACGAAAGGAAAAAGACTTTTTTTCGTCTCAATGTTTCAAACTATTACACAAGTTGGTCTTAAAAAGGGTTTTCTTACATATAAATTTGTGTGATTTGGTATACGTACTCAAAAGTGTTACTATTAATGTCCAATTACTATTACACAAATTTGTGTGATTTTAGTAATGGCAGAGAAAAGAGAGATCCAACATAAATTCCACACAAAAACAGCATTTacaaggaaagaaagaaagaaagaaagaaagaaagaaagaaagaaagaaagaaagaaagaaagacaagTCGAGAGTTTAACATTAGAAAAGTACTCTAAGTTAGTGTTGCCATCAACAGCGGGGTCACCAAACAATGAACCGATCAATTAGCAAGAAAATGGTGGATTCCGAAAGAATCACCTCCTTGGGCTTGGGATCATCAATTGCAATTGGTTTGTTCTGTTTGGTAGGCTCCTGGATGGATATCTGACGGCGATCTGTGGTTGTGAGCGTGGGCAAGAAACGGCTAGAAGAATTAGCTAGAAATCCATCTCGGAATTTGGCGAGCTGGCTCATGCACATCTCTAAGGTGGGTGAAATCTTCATAAAAAGAGAGATAGGGAAGAGGatgaggagaagaagaaagaaattaaatgaTGAAGAATGGGTTTgtttggtttagggtttataaGGAGATGATTTCGAGGGAAAAGTTAGAATTGAAGAAGTCTGTGTGTCCGCACACGGGTTTGGTTACTGCGGTTAATTGAATATTGTgtgttgtatatatatatatatcctctACGCCCATTGGAAAGCGTTGATGTTGTGGATTCTTCTATATCTATATTGGTTTCATCAATCGATTAACATCATATATGtataatatcatattattatacTACTCTTCCATCTATGAATTAGAAGATATACCCTTCAATCTAATccatattttatttgaaatcatggttatattatcTTAAACATACATTACATTGTAACCATCAAATCAAAATATGATATATTTTCCGTTCTCCTTatttcccccccccccccccccccccccccccccaataaATTTAGCTGTGTTTTAATGTTTGATAAATTCTAATTGGCTACAAGTGTACATCACATCAGTAGTAAATTATCATAACTAAAATGAAActaatgttattattttatatataatttataaatattagaccatggtttaaaataaaaatataaaattaataaatcctaaactttaaaactaaaatgtattaaaaaattgtgtatGTTTTTAATGGAATTTAAAAGCtaataaaaagctaattttttctaacttgtttctttttaattttaaaatttggtttcACGTCTAACTTTATATTGAAAAACCTACCAATTTTTTTCTAGGTAAATATGGATTATAAACTAGACAAATGTAATTACTTCCGACTAAATCGATGATGCTTAGTTCTAAATTATAGATCCTTCATTTAATTATAAACTTTTAAACTAGATATTGAGTTTATAaccttttttaattatttacgTAGATAAAGCAAATCAGAACATTATGCAGAGATGAAAAGCAAGTTAGAAGTACGGATGTTATATAGATTGCACTCAAATATAATTTGGGTCATTACTTGCTTCTTGTACTTGAGAACAGGCTGGGAAAGATATATGAATTGATAGCTTACAGGGACGAATGTGCGTAGAGAGAACATTGAGGAGCTATCACCTTTGCATGCATTAATATATGAAAACTATCATATccatcttcttcaacctctaCCACTGGTTCATATTACAAGGCAGAGAAGGAGAAAAAAACACCCCCATTGACACCACTGATTACCACACATCTTTGAACAGCTTTGTAT
It contains:
- the LOC127148783 gene encoding protein JINGUBANG-like, with amino-acid sequence MVMEPRSNNNNGLNRKRFGAYLQSDPAIFAADDNDFSPRHSNASAATSPVYNYDKSPPSGDASPYLMSPWNQSTSPYSKSPWTLRSGMNLYDDEFYAQSGLIGSLVREEGHVYSLAVAGDLLYTGSDSKNIRVWKNLKEYTGFKSNSGLVKSIILCGDRIFTGHQDGKIRIWKVSSKNPKSHSRIGSLPTLKEFVKSSMNPKNYVKVRRNRNVLRIKHFDAISSMSLNEELGLLYSGSWDKTVKVWRIADSKCLESITAHDDAVNAVASGLESLVFTGSADGTVKVWRRELQGKGTKHFLVQVLLKQENAITALVVNKSSAVLYCGSSEGVVNYWESEKHLSHGGVLRGHKLAVLCLATAGNLVFSGSADKSICVWRREENTGSHTCLSVLTGHSGPVKCLAVKEDEEESPSSPEEESDVKKAYGISSRKRRWIVYSGSLDRSVKVWRVAENAPELLKFRDADRTYLNKK